A stretch of Mustela nigripes isolate SB6536 chromosome 6, MUSNIG.SB6536, whole genome shotgun sequence DNA encodes these proteins:
- the GLI1 gene encoding zinc finger protein GLI1 isoform X2 — MKRLEGLLAGGLRGREGAPGLPGLPFCHQANLMSGPHSYGPARETNSCTEAPLFPPPRSAVKLTKKRALSISPLSDASLDLQTVIRTSPSSLVAFINSRCASPGGSYGHLSIGTMSPSLGFPPQMNHQKGTSPSFGGQPCGPHDPTQGGMMPHAQSRGPLPTCQLKSELDLLVSKCPEEPLEGDISSPNSTGTQDPLLGMLDGREDLEREEKPEPESVYETDCRWDGCSQEFDSQEQLVHHINSEHIHGERKEFVCHWGGCSRELRPFKAQYMLVVHMRRHTGEKPHKCTFEGCRKSYSRLENLKTHLRSHTGEKPYMCEHEGCSKAFSNASDRAKHQNRTHSNEKPYVCKLPGCTKRYTDPSSLRKHVKTVHGPDAHVTKRHRGDGPLPRAPSLSTVEPKRERDGGPVREESRLTVPEGAVMMKLRHIDKRSKVTGLGANLSPGSLCSSLGPSLQHRSSLPPTCTCSALPTSKPQPSPGAQSSCSSDHSPAGSAANTDSGVEMTGNAGGSTEDLSSLDEGPCIAGTGLSTLRRLENLRLDQLHQLRPIGPRGLKLPSLTHTGTPVSRRLGPPVSLDRRSSSSSSISSAYTVSRRSSLASPYPPGSPPENGASSLPGLTPTQHYLLRARYASARGGGTPPMAAPSLDRMGSLPAPPWRSRAEYPGYNANAGVTRRASDPARAVDRPAPARVQRFKSLGCVHTPPTVTGGGRNFDPQLPTAVYSPQPPSITENVTMDTRGLQEEPEGGTSIMSNGLNPYMDFPPTDTLGYGGPEEAAAEAYGARGPGSLPLGPGPPTNYGLNPCPQQVSYPEHPPEPWGEFPSHSGLYPGPKAPAGVYSQCPRLEHYGQVQVKPEQGCPVGSDSTGLAPCLSAHPSDGPPRSQPLFSHYPQPPPPQYPQSGAYTQPPPDYLPSEPRPGLDFDSPTHSTGQLKAQLVCNYVQSQQELLWEGGGRGDPPVQETLYQSPKFLGASQLSPSPAKGPMATYGPGFAPNLPNHKSGSYLAPPPCHENFAVGASKTPHRATAPPRLLPPLPTCSGTLKAGSTNPSCGHPEVGRLGGGPALYAPPEGQVCNPLDSLDLDNTQLDFVAILDEAQGLSPPPSHDQGDSSEHTPPPSGPPNMAVGNMSILLGSLPGETQFLNSSA; from the exons ACCATGAG cccatCTCTGGGATTCCCACCCCAGATGAATCACCAAAAAGGGACCTCACCTTCCTTCGGGGGCCAGCCCTGTGGTCCCCATGACCCCACTCAAGGTGGGATGATGCCACATGCTCAGTCCCGGGGACCCCTCCCAACTTGCCAG CTGAAGTCTGAGCTGGACCTGCTGGTTAGCAAGTGCCCAGAGGAGCCTTTGGAGGGCGATATATCCAGCCCCAACTCCACAGGCACACAG GATCCCCTGCTGGGGATGTTGGATGGGCGGGAGGacctggagagagaggagaagccagAGCCTGAATCTGTGTATGAGACTGACTGCCGCTGGGATGGCTGCAGCCAAGAATTTGACTCCCAGGAGCAGCTGGTGCAC CACATCAACAGTGAGCACATCCATGGGGAACGGAAGGAGTTCGTATGCCATTGGGGGGGCTGCTCCAGGGAGCTGAGGCCCTTCAAAGCCCAGTATATGCTGGTGGTCCACATGCGCAGACACACGGGCGAGAAGCCACACAAGTGCACG TTTGAGGGGTGCCGGAAGTCATACTCACGCCTCGAAAATCTGAAGACGCACCTGCGGTCACACACGGGTGAGAAGCCATACATGTGTGAGCACGAGGGCTGCAGTAAAGCCTTCAGCAATGCCAGTGACCGAGCCAAGCACCAGAATCGGACCCACTCCAATGAG AAGCCGTATGTGTGTAAGCTCCCGGGCTGCACCAAACGCTACACAGATCCTAGCTCGCTCCGGAAACACGTCAAGACGGTTCATGGTCCTGATGCCCATGTGACCAAGCGCCACCGAGGAGACGGCCCCTTGCCCAGGGCACCGTCCCTGTCCACAGTGGAGCCCAAGAGGGAGCGGGACGGAGGCCCCGTCAGGGAGGAGAGCAGACTGACCGTGCCGGAGGGCGCTGTG ATGATGAAACTCAGGCATATAGACAAACGGTCCAAGGTCACAGGACTGGGTGCGAATTTGAGCCCAGGCAGTCTGTGCTCCAGCCTAGGCCCTTCTCTTCAACATCGCTCCAGTTTGCCCCCGACCTGCACCTGCTCAGCCCTCCCTACATCT AAGCcacagcccagccctggggcccaGTCGTCTTGCAGCAGCGACCACTCCCCAGCCGGCAGCGCAGCCAATACAGATAGTGGTGTGGAAATGACTGGAAATGCAGGGGGCAGCACTGAGGATCTGTCCAGCTTGGATGAGGGGCCTTGCATTGCTGGCACTGGTCTGTCCACTCTTCGCCGCCTTGAGAACCTCAGACTGGACCAGCTACATCAACTTCGGCCGATAGGGCCCCGGGGCCTCAAACTGCCCAGCCTGACCCATACTG GCACCCCTGTGTCCCGCCGCCTGGGCCCCCCGGTTTCTCTTGACCGCCGCAGCAGCAGCTCCAGCAGCATCAGCTCAGCCTATACCGTCAGCCGCCgctcctccctggcctcccctTACCCCCCTGGATCCCCACCCGAGAACGGGGCATCCTCTCTGCCTGGCCTCACGCCAACCCAGCACTACCTGCTCCGGGCAAGGTATGCTTCAGCCAGGGGAGGTGGTACCCCCCCAATGGCAGCACCCAGCCTGGACCGGATGGGGAGCCTTCCTGCACCTCCCTGGAGAAGCCGAGCTGAATACCCAGGATACAATGCCAACGCAGGGGTCACCCGGAGGGCCAGTGACCCGGCCCGGGCTGTTGACCGCCCTGCCCCAGCCCGAGTCCAGCGGTTCAAGAGCTTGGGTTGTGTCCACACGCCCCCCACTGTGACAGGGGGAGGACGGAACTTCGATCCCCAACTCCCAACCGCTGTCTACTCACCACAGCCCCCTAGCATCACTGAGAATGTCACCATGGATACCAGAGGGCTGCAGGAGGAGCCAGAAGGTGGGACCTCCATAATGAGCAATGGTCTAAACCCCTATATGGACTTCCCACCTACTGATACTTTGGGATATGGGGGACCTGAGGAGGCAGCAGCTGAAGCGTATGGAGCTAGGGgtccaggctccctgcctcttGGGCCTGGTCCACCCACCAACTATGGGCTGAACCCCTGTCCCCAGCAGGTCTCCTATCCTGAGCACCCACCTGAACCATGGGGTGAGTTTCCTTCCCACTCTGGGCTGTACCCAGGTCCCAAGGCTCCAGCTGGAGTCTATAGTCAGTGTCCTCGTCTTGAACATTATGGACAAGTGCAGGTCAAGCCTGAACAAGGGTGTCCAGTGGGTTCTGACTCCACAGGACTGGCGCCCTGCCTCAGTGCTCACCCCAGTGACGGGCCTCCTCGCTCACAGCCTCTGTTCTCCCACTATCcgcagcctccccctccccaataTCCCCAGTCAGGTGCCTATACCCAGCCACCCCCTGATTATCTTCCTTCAGAGCCCAGGCCTGGCCTGGACTTTGACTCCCCCACTCACTCCACAGGACAACTCAAGGCTCAGCTGGTGTGTAATTATGTTCAGTCTCAACAGGAACTGctctgggagggtgggggcaggggagatcCCCCAGTCCAGGAAACTCTCTACCAGAGTCCCAAGTTTCTAGGGGCTTCCCAGCTTAGCCCCAGCCCTGCCAAGGGACCAATGGCCACGTATGGACCTGGCTTTGCACCTAACTTGCCCAATCACAAGTCGGGCTCCTATcttgcccctccaccctgccatGAAAATTTTGCAGTAGGGGCAAGCAAGACCCCCCATAGGGCAACAGCACCACCCCGACTTCTGCCCCCACTGCCCACTTGCTCTGGGACCCTCAAGGCAGGGAGCACCAACCCCAGTTGTGGTCATCCTGAGGTAGGCAGGCTGGGAGGGGGTCCTGCCTTGTATGCTCCTCCTGAAGGGCAGGTGTGTAACCCTCTGGACTCTCTTGACCTTGACAACACTCAGTTGGACTTTGTGGCTATTCTGGATGAGGCCCAGGGGCTGAGTCCTCCCCCTTCCCATGATCAGGGGGACAGCTCTGAACataccccacctccctctgggcCCCCCAACATGGCAGTGGGCAACATGAGTATCTTACTGGGATCCCTGCCTGGGGAGACACAATTTCTCAACTCTAGCGCCTGA
- the ARHGAP9 gene encoding rho GTPase-activating protein 9 isoform X1 — translation MLSGRWWSSTWGGLGLGPQSPSRGSQLCALYAFTYTGADGRQVSLAEGDRFLLLRKTNSDWWLARRLGAPPTSRPIFVPAAYMTEESIPCQSPATIAPSQSLWTPGPKVFHGSAEELCLSQEPPGRTQTTSKRPPPLPPKMCRSVSVSNLRPTLLKPFQEGASSRSLSQEDLLPEASANTARPQPLMSEHPVYCNLVDLRRCPRSPPTSPACPPLQRLDSWEQHLDPNSGRCFYINSLTGCKSWKPPRRTRVREMNTGSMEGMQTLNRDNGVPQPQAKGSESDKVTPELLGPQGSPYICPNTFQLHPSDQPSALQPSRPLPQVLDDPHEVEKSGLLNVTKIAQGGRKLRKNWSSSWVVLAGNSLVFYREPPPAAPSSIWGPAGSRPESSVDLRGAALAHGRHLSSRRNVLHIRTVPGHEFLLQSDQEIEWRAWHRALRAVIERLDRENPLELRQSGSGPAELEELSGGEDDEEDSEPVSKPLLRIGGRRSSSRCPEGTEQNRVRNKLKRLIAKRPPLQSLQERGLLRDQVFGCQLESLCQREGDTVPSFVRLCIAAVDKRGLDVDGIYRVSGNLAVVQKLRFLVDRERAVTSDGRYVFPEQPGQEGRLDLDSAEWDDIHVVTGALKLFLRELPQPLVPPLLLPHFRAALALSESDQRVSQIRELIGSMPKPNRDTLQCLLEHLCRVIAHSDKNRMTPHNLGIVFGPTLFRPEQETSDPAAHALYPGQLVQLMLTDFASLFP, via the exons ATGCTGTCAGGCCGGTGGTGGTCGAGTACCTGGGGGGGCCTTGGGCTGGGGCCCCAAAGCCCTTCTCGGGGATCCCAGCTCTGTGCCCTCTATGCCTTCACTTACACTGGGGCAGATGGCCGGCAAGTGTCCCTAGCTGAAGGGGACAGGTTTCTACTGCTTCGAAAGACCAACTCAGACTGGTGGCTGGCAAGGCGCCTGGGAGCACCCCCCACTTCTCGACCCATCTTTGTCCCAGCTGCCTACATGACAGAGGAATCTATCCCATGCCAGAGCCCAGCCACCATCGCCCCCAGCCAATCCCTCTGGACACCTG GGCCAAAGGTGTTTCATGGCTCCGCGGAGGAGCTGTGCCTGTCTCAGGAACCCCCAGGCAGGACCCAGACCACCTCTAAGcggcctcctcctcttccccccaaaatgtGTAGAAGCGTCAGTGTTAGCAATTTGAGGCCTACCCTCCTGAAGCCCTTCCAGGAAGGAGCAAGTAGCAGATCCCTCTCTCAGGAAGACTTACTGCCAGAGGCCAGTGCCAACACG GCAAGACCCCAACCCCTCATGTCAGAGCACCCTGTGTACTGCAACCTAGTGGACCTTCGCCGCTGTCCCCGGTCTCCTCCCACAAGCCCTGCGTGCCCCCCACTACAGAGGCTGGACTCCTGGGAGCAACACTTGGACCCTAACTCTGGACGCTGCTTCTACATAAATTCGCTGACCGGCTGCAAGTCCTGGAAGCCTCCGCGCCGCACTCGAGTGCGGGAGATG AACACTGGCTCCATGGAGGGGATGCAGACCCTGAATAGGGACAATGGTGTCCCGCAACCTCAGGCAAAGGGCTCAGAATCTGACAAGGTGACCCCGGAACTGCTTGGCCCCCAG GGTTCACCCTACATCTGCCCCAACACCTTCCAGCTCCACCCCTCAGACCAGCCTTCAGCCTTGCAGCCCTCTCGACCTCTGCCCCAGGTCCTGGACGACCCCCAC GAGGTGGAAAAGTCGGGCCTGCTCAACGTGACCAAGATCGCCCAGGGGGGGCGAAAGCTCAG GAAGAACTGGAGCTCGTCTTGGGTGGTATTAGCCGGTAACAGCTTGGTGTTCTACCGGGagccgccgcccgccgcgcccTCCTCAATCTGG GGACCAGCGGGTAGCCGACCCGAGAGCAGCGTGGACCTGCGCGGAGCAGCCCTGGCCCACGGCCGCCACCTGTCCAGCCGCCGCAACGTCCTGCAC ATCCGCACGGTCCCTGGCCACGAGTTCCTGCTGCAATCAGACCAGGAGATCGAGTGGCGAGCCTGGCACCGCGCGCTGCGGGCGGTCATCGAACGCCTG GATCGAGAGAACCCCCTGGAACTGCGTCAGTCAGGTTCGGGACCCGCAGAGCTGGAGGAGCTGAGCGGTGGGGAGGACGACGAAGAGGACTCGGAACCGGTGTCCAAGCCACTGCTGCGGATCGGCGGCCGCCGGAGCTCCA GTCGGTGTCCTGAAGGAACAGAGCAGAACCGCGTTCGGAATAAACTGAAGCGACTTATCGCAAAGAGACCACCCTTGCAAAGCCTGCAGGAGCGTGGGCTGCTCCGAG ACCAGGTATTCGGCTGCCAGTTGGAATCACtgtgccagagggaaggggacacCGTGCCCAGCTTTGTGCGGCTCTGCATTGCTGCTGTGGATAAGAGAG GTCTAGATGTGGATGGCATTTACCGGGTGAGCGGAAACCTGGCGGTGGTCCAGAAGCTTCGCTTCCTGGTGGACAGAG AGCGGGCGGTCACCTCCGATGGGAGGTATGTGTTCCCAGAACAGCCAGGACAAG aagGCCGATTAGATTTGGACAGTGCTGAGTGGGATGATATCCACGTGGTCACTGGTGCTCTGAAGCTTTTTCTCAGGGAGCTACCCCAGCCTCTGGTGCCCCCATTGCTGCTGCCACATTTTCGTGCTGCCCTTG CACTCTCCGAATCAGATCAGCGTGTCTCTCAAATACGAGAATTAATAGGCTCAATGCCTAAGCCCAACCGTGACACTCTGCAGTGCCTCCTGGAACATTTATGCAG GGTGATAGCACACTCGGATAAGAACCGCATGACCCCACACAACCTGGGAATTGTGTTTGGGCCAACCCTGTTTCGGCCAGAGCAGGAGACATCTGACCCAGCCGCCCATGCCCTCTACCCTGGGCAGCTAGTACAACTCATGCTCACTGACTTCGCCAGCCTTTTCCCATGA
- the GLI1 gene encoding zinc finger protein GLI1 isoform X3: MSGPHSYGPARETNSCTEAPLFPPPRSAVKLTKKRALSISPLSDASLDLQTVIRTSPSSLVAFINSRCASPGGSYGHLSIGTMSPSLGFPPQMNHQKGTSPSFGGQPCGPHDPTQGGMMPHAQSRGPLPTCQLKSELDLLVSKCPEEPLEGDISSPNSTGTQDPLLGMLDGREDLEREEKPEPESVYETDCRWDGCSQEFDSQEQLVHHINSEHIHGERKEFVCHWGGCSRELRPFKAQYMLVVHMRRHTGEKPHKCTFEGCRKSYSRLENLKTHLRSHTGEKPYMCEHEGCSKAFSNASDRAKHQNRTHSNEKPYVCKLPGCTKRYTDPSSLRKHVKTVHGPDAHVTKRHRGDGPLPRAPSLSTVEPKRERDGGPVREESRLTVPEGAVMMKLRHIDKRSKVTGLGANLSPGSLCSSLGPSLQHRSSLPPTCTCSALPTSKPQPSPGAQSSCSSDHSPAGSAANTDSGVEMTGNAGGSTEDLSSLDEGPCIAGTGLSTLRRLENLRLDQLHQLRPIGPRGLKLPSLTHTGTPVSRRLGPPVSLDRRSSSSSSISSAYTVSRRSSLASPYPPGSPPENGASSLPGLTPTQHYLLRARYASARGGGTPPMAAPSLDRMGSLPAPPWRSRAEYPGYNANAGVTRRASDPARAVDRPAPARVQRFKSLGCVHTPPTVTGGGRNFDPQLPTAVYSPQPPSITENVTMDTRGLQEEPEGGTSIMSNGLNPYMDFPPTDTLGYGGPEEAAAEAYGARGPGSLPLGPGPPTNYGLNPCPQQVSYPEHPPEPWGEFPSHSGLYPGPKAPAGVYSQCPRLEHYGQVQVKPEQGCPVGSDSTGLAPCLSAHPSDGPPRSQPLFSHYPQPPPPQYPQSGAYTQPPPDYLPSEPRPGLDFDSPTHSTGQLKAQLVCNYVQSQQELLWEGGGRGDPPVQETLYQSPKFLGASQLSPSPAKGPMATYGPGFAPNLPNHKSGSYLAPPPCHENFAVGASKTPHRATAPPRLLPPLPTCSGTLKAGSTNPSCGHPEVGRLGGGPALYAPPEGQVCNPLDSLDLDNTQLDFVAILDEAQGLSPPPSHDQGDSSEHTPPPSGPPNMAVGNMSILLGSLPGETQFLNSSA, encoded by the exons ACCATGAG cccatCTCTGGGATTCCCACCCCAGATGAATCACCAAAAAGGGACCTCACCTTCCTTCGGGGGCCAGCCCTGTGGTCCCCATGACCCCACTCAAGGTGGGATGATGCCACATGCTCAGTCCCGGGGACCCCTCCCAACTTGCCAG CTGAAGTCTGAGCTGGACCTGCTGGTTAGCAAGTGCCCAGAGGAGCCTTTGGAGGGCGATATATCCAGCCCCAACTCCACAGGCACACAG GATCCCCTGCTGGGGATGTTGGATGGGCGGGAGGacctggagagagaggagaagccagAGCCTGAATCTGTGTATGAGACTGACTGCCGCTGGGATGGCTGCAGCCAAGAATTTGACTCCCAGGAGCAGCTGGTGCAC CACATCAACAGTGAGCACATCCATGGGGAACGGAAGGAGTTCGTATGCCATTGGGGGGGCTGCTCCAGGGAGCTGAGGCCCTTCAAAGCCCAGTATATGCTGGTGGTCCACATGCGCAGACACACGGGCGAGAAGCCACACAAGTGCACG TTTGAGGGGTGCCGGAAGTCATACTCACGCCTCGAAAATCTGAAGACGCACCTGCGGTCACACACGGGTGAGAAGCCATACATGTGTGAGCACGAGGGCTGCAGTAAAGCCTTCAGCAATGCCAGTGACCGAGCCAAGCACCAGAATCGGACCCACTCCAATGAG AAGCCGTATGTGTGTAAGCTCCCGGGCTGCACCAAACGCTACACAGATCCTAGCTCGCTCCGGAAACACGTCAAGACGGTTCATGGTCCTGATGCCCATGTGACCAAGCGCCACCGAGGAGACGGCCCCTTGCCCAGGGCACCGTCCCTGTCCACAGTGGAGCCCAAGAGGGAGCGGGACGGAGGCCCCGTCAGGGAGGAGAGCAGACTGACCGTGCCGGAGGGCGCTGTG ATGATGAAACTCAGGCATATAGACAAACGGTCCAAGGTCACAGGACTGGGTGCGAATTTGAGCCCAGGCAGTCTGTGCTCCAGCCTAGGCCCTTCTCTTCAACATCGCTCCAGTTTGCCCCCGACCTGCACCTGCTCAGCCCTCCCTACATCT AAGCcacagcccagccctggggcccaGTCGTCTTGCAGCAGCGACCACTCCCCAGCCGGCAGCGCAGCCAATACAGATAGTGGTGTGGAAATGACTGGAAATGCAGGGGGCAGCACTGAGGATCTGTCCAGCTTGGATGAGGGGCCTTGCATTGCTGGCACTGGTCTGTCCACTCTTCGCCGCCTTGAGAACCTCAGACTGGACCAGCTACATCAACTTCGGCCGATAGGGCCCCGGGGCCTCAAACTGCCCAGCCTGACCCATACTG GCACCCCTGTGTCCCGCCGCCTGGGCCCCCCGGTTTCTCTTGACCGCCGCAGCAGCAGCTCCAGCAGCATCAGCTCAGCCTATACCGTCAGCCGCCgctcctccctggcctcccctTACCCCCCTGGATCCCCACCCGAGAACGGGGCATCCTCTCTGCCTGGCCTCACGCCAACCCAGCACTACCTGCTCCGGGCAAGGTATGCTTCAGCCAGGGGAGGTGGTACCCCCCCAATGGCAGCACCCAGCCTGGACCGGATGGGGAGCCTTCCTGCACCTCCCTGGAGAAGCCGAGCTGAATACCCAGGATACAATGCCAACGCAGGGGTCACCCGGAGGGCCAGTGACCCGGCCCGGGCTGTTGACCGCCCTGCCCCAGCCCGAGTCCAGCGGTTCAAGAGCTTGGGTTGTGTCCACACGCCCCCCACTGTGACAGGGGGAGGACGGAACTTCGATCCCCAACTCCCAACCGCTGTCTACTCACCACAGCCCCCTAGCATCACTGAGAATGTCACCATGGATACCAGAGGGCTGCAGGAGGAGCCAGAAGGTGGGACCTCCATAATGAGCAATGGTCTAAACCCCTATATGGACTTCCCACCTACTGATACTTTGGGATATGGGGGACCTGAGGAGGCAGCAGCTGAAGCGTATGGAGCTAGGGgtccaggctccctgcctcttGGGCCTGGTCCACCCACCAACTATGGGCTGAACCCCTGTCCCCAGCAGGTCTCCTATCCTGAGCACCCACCTGAACCATGGGGTGAGTTTCCTTCCCACTCTGGGCTGTACCCAGGTCCCAAGGCTCCAGCTGGAGTCTATAGTCAGTGTCCTCGTCTTGAACATTATGGACAAGTGCAGGTCAAGCCTGAACAAGGGTGTCCAGTGGGTTCTGACTCCACAGGACTGGCGCCCTGCCTCAGTGCTCACCCCAGTGACGGGCCTCCTCGCTCACAGCCTCTGTTCTCCCACTATCcgcagcctccccctccccaataTCCCCAGTCAGGTGCCTATACCCAGCCACCCCCTGATTATCTTCCTTCAGAGCCCAGGCCTGGCCTGGACTTTGACTCCCCCACTCACTCCACAGGACAACTCAAGGCTCAGCTGGTGTGTAATTATGTTCAGTCTCAACAGGAACTGctctgggagggtgggggcaggggagatcCCCCAGTCCAGGAAACTCTCTACCAGAGTCCCAAGTTTCTAGGGGCTTCCCAGCTTAGCCCCAGCCCTGCCAAGGGACCAATGGCCACGTATGGACCTGGCTTTGCACCTAACTTGCCCAATCACAAGTCGGGCTCCTATcttgcccctccaccctgccatGAAAATTTTGCAGTAGGGGCAAGCAAGACCCCCCATAGGGCAACAGCACCACCCCGACTTCTGCCCCCACTGCCCACTTGCTCTGGGACCCTCAAGGCAGGGAGCACCAACCCCAGTTGTGGTCATCCTGAGGTAGGCAGGCTGGGAGGGGGTCCTGCCTTGTATGCTCCTCCTGAAGGGCAGGTGTGTAACCCTCTGGACTCTCTTGACCTTGACAACACTCAGTTGGACTTTGTGGCTATTCTGGATGAGGCCCAGGGGCTGAGTCCTCCCCCTTCCCATGATCAGGGGGACAGCTCTGAACataccccacctccctctgggcCCCCCAACATGGCAGTGGGCAACATGAGTATCTTACTGGGATCCCTGCCTGGGGAGACACAATTTCTCAACTCTAGCGCCTGA
- the ARHGAP9 gene encoding rho GTPase-activating protein 9 isoform X2, with the protein MSEHPVYCNLVDLRRCPRSPPTSPACPPLQRLDSWEQHLDPNSGRCFYINSLTGCKSWKPPRRTRVREMNTGSMEGMQTLNRDNGVPQPQAKGSESDKVTPELLGPQGSPYICPNTFQLHPSDQPSALQPSRPLPQVLDDPHEVEKSGLLNVTKIAQGGRKLRKNWSSSWVVLAGNSLVFYREPPPAAPSSIWGPAGSRPESSVDLRGAALAHGRHLSSRRNVLHIRTVPGHEFLLQSDQEIEWRAWHRALRAVIERLDRENPLELRQSGSGPAELEELSGGEDDEEDSEPVSKPLLRIGGRRSSSRCPEGTEQNRVRNKLKRLIAKRPPLQSLQERGLLRDQVFGCQLESLCQREGDTVPSFVRLCIAAVDKRGLDVDGIYRVSGNLAVVQKLRFLVDRERAVTSDGRYVFPEQPGQEGRLDLDSAEWDDIHVVTGALKLFLRELPQPLVPPLLLPHFRAALALSESDQRVSQIRELIGSMPKPNRDTLQCLLEHLCRVIAHSDKNRMTPHNLGIVFGPTLFRPEQETSDPAAHALYPGQLVQLMLTDFASLFP; encoded by the exons ATGTCAGAGCACCCTGTGTACTGCAACCTAGTGGACCTTCGCCGCTGTCCCCGGTCTCCTCCCACAAGCCCTGCGTGCCCCCCACTACAGAGGCTGGACTCCTGGGAGCAACACTTGGACCCTAACTCTGGACGCTGCTTCTACATAAATTCGCTGACCGGCTGCAAGTCCTGGAAGCCTCCGCGCCGCACTCGAGTGCGGGAGATG AACACTGGCTCCATGGAGGGGATGCAGACCCTGAATAGGGACAATGGTGTCCCGCAACCTCAGGCAAAGGGCTCAGAATCTGACAAGGTGACCCCGGAACTGCTTGGCCCCCAG GGTTCACCCTACATCTGCCCCAACACCTTCCAGCTCCACCCCTCAGACCAGCCTTCAGCCTTGCAGCCCTCTCGACCTCTGCCCCAGGTCCTGGACGACCCCCAC GAGGTGGAAAAGTCGGGCCTGCTCAACGTGACCAAGATCGCCCAGGGGGGGCGAAAGCTCAG GAAGAACTGGAGCTCGTCTTGGGTGGTATTAGCCGGTAACAGCTTGGTGTTCTACCGGGagccgccgcccgccgcgcccTCCTCAATCTGG GGACCAGCGGGTAGCCGACCCGAGAGCAGCGTGGACCTGCGCGGAGCAGCCCTGGCCCACGGCCGCCACCTGTCCAGCCGCCGCAACGTCCTGCAC ATCCGCACGGTCCCTGGCCACGAGTTCCTGCTGCAATCAGACCAGGAGATCGAGTGGCGAGCCTGGCACCGCGCGCTGCGGGCGGTCATCGAACGCCTG GATCGAGAGAACCCCCTGGAACTGCGTCAGTCAGGTTCGGGACCCGCAGAGCTGGAGGAGCTGAGCGGTGGGGAGGACGACGAAGAGGACTCGGAACCGGTGTCCAAGCCACTGCTGCGGATCGGCGGCCGCCGGAGCTCCA GTCGGTGTCCTGAAGGAACAGAGCAGAACCGCGTTCGGAATAAACTGAAGCGACTTATCGCAAAGAGACCACCCTTGCAAAGCCTGCAGGAGCGTGGGCTGCTCCGAG ACCAGGTATTCGGCTGCCAGTTGGAATCACtgtgccagagggaaggggacacCGTGCCCAGCTTTGTGCGGCTCTGCATTGCTGCTGTGGATAAGAGAG GTCTAGATGTGGATGGCATTTACCGGGTGAGCGGAAACCTGGCGGTGGTCCAGAAGCTTCGCTTCCTGGTGGACAGAG AGCGGGCGGTCACCTCCGATGGGAGGTATGTGTTCCCAGAACAGCCAGGACAAG aagGCCGATTAGATTTGGACAGTGCTGAGTGGGATGATATCCACGTGGTCACTGGTGCTCTGAAGCTTTTTCTCAGGGAGCTACCCCAGCCTCTGGTGCCCCCATTGCTGCTGCCACATTTTCGTGCTGCCCTTG CACTCTCCGAATCAGATCAGCGTGTCTCTCAAATACGAGAATTAATAGGCTCAATGCCTAAGCCCAACCGTGACACTCTGCAGTGCCTCCTGGAACATTTATGCAG GGTGATAGCACACTCGGATAAGAACCGCATGACCCCACACAACCTGGGAATTGTGTTTGGGCCAACCCTGTTTCGGCCAGAGCAGGAGACATCTGACCCAGCCGCCCATGCCCTCTACCCTGGGCAGCTAGTACAACTCATGCTCACTGACTTCGCCAGCCTTTTCCCATGA